A window from Sinanaerobacter sp. ZZT-01 encodes these proteins:
- a CDS encoding ABC transporter permease: MLDLIICEFAKIKRQKFILFCMLAACLFPIPLTALVAKDSLHFEQLFKLVVTFGDFLLLPCVVSVVASILFFMERDSDMLKNLMTVPVPKNKLVAAKLFMLLIVAVLYSIAGLGATILGGLVVGAVEGIVFKLGLSAILGMMLFVSVLPVIILIVYFNKSYVFSIIVAFIYSILNFGISLNMLNFAPNNALITMLPAPVTMRWWTSYWSGLPAEYLAMRKPYMLSTPVCVGILFLIAAISVLLILFVFQKQED, translated from the coding sequence TTGCTTGATTTAATCATTTGCGAATTTGCCAAGATCAAACGGCAGAAGTTTATTCTATTTTGCATGTTAGCAGCCTGCCTCTTTCCTATTCCACTGACTGCATTAGTAGCAAAGGATAGTCTGCATTTTGAACAGCTTTTTAAGCTGGTCGTTACGTTTGGAGATTTTCTTCTTTTGCCATGTGTAGTAAGTGTAGTAGCAAGCATCCTGTTCTTTATGGAAAGGGACAGTGATATGCTGAAAAACCTGATGACCGTACCGGTTCCTAAAAATAAGCTTGTAGCAGCTAAGTTGTTTATGCTTTTGATTGTTGCCGTATTATATTCCATAGCCGGTTTAGGAGCTACAATTCTCGGAGGACTGGTTGTGGGTGCTGTAGAAGGGATTGTATTTAAATTAGGGCTAAGTGCCATTCTTGGGATGATGCTGTTTGTTTCAGTCCTTCCGGTGATTATTCTTATTGTCTATTTTAACAAAAGCTATGTTTTTTCCATTATCGTTGCCTTTATTTATTCAATCTTAAATTTCGGCATATCCCTTAACATGCTAAACTTTGCTCCAAATAATGCGCTCATTACCATGCTGCCAGCACCAGTCACTATGCGCTGGTGGACATCCTATTGGAGCGGACTGCCTGCGGAATATCTTGCAATGAGAAAACCATATATGCTTTCCACTCCGGTTTGTGTAGGCATATTATTTTTAATAGCGGCAATATCGGTTCTGCTGATTTTATTCGTATTTCAAAAGCAGGAAGATTAG
- a CDS encoding ABC transporter permease, giving the protein MINIIITEFQKLKRYSILWVGIVAVLFSALLAAFQQNSGNEIIQYESYANSVIWNNFSMAFPFMIVLIGGYIINREYVDHTLKNMLTVPISFRKFLAAKVITVGFVAVLYGFFSFLCTFAFGAMICHGAIDPALVTKSLFQLVGLGLCCYLAVLPIIIFFSRKQNGFLAGTGLAFVYGFCGIFIAGRALTDYYPITAGLGIIKFTGDGTLIFNLSVEIGVLLLMAVISILMLLCTKGLENERTYKKQVKRV; this is encoded by the coding sequence ATGATTAATATAATTATCACAGAATTTCAAAAGCTGAAGCGTTATAGCATTCTTTGGGTCGGTATTGTAGCTGTTTTATTTTCAGCACTTTTAGCAGCTTTTCAGCAAAATAGCGGTAATGAAATAATACAGTATGAAAGTTATGCAAACAGCGTCATATGGAATAACTTCAGCATGGCTTTTCCATTTATGATTGTTCTGATTGGAGGTTATATCATAAACCGTGAGTATGTGGATCATACACTAAAAAACATGTTGACTGTACCGATTTCATTTCGCAAATTTTTGGCGGCAAAAGTGATTACAGTTGGGTTTGTTGCTGTGTTGTACGGCTTTTTTAGCTTTTTATGTACATTTGCATTCGGTGCGATGATCTGTCATGGAGCTATAGATCCGGCTCTTGTAACGAAATCGCTCTTTCAACTTGTTGGATTGGGACTGTGTTGCTATCTGGCTGTGTTGCCTATCATTATATTTTTTAGTAGAAAACAAAACGGCTTTCTTGCTGGAACTGGTCTGGCATTTGTTTACGGTTTCTGTGGAATCTTTATAGCGGGCAGAGCTCTAACTGATTACTATCCTATAACTGCTGGTCTTGGAATTATTAAATTTACGGGAGATGGTACTCTGATCTTCAATCTTTCTGTGGAAATTGGTGTATTGCTGCTTATGGCAGTGATATCAATTCTTATGTTGCTTTGTACGAAAGGTCTTGAAAATGAAAGAACCTATAAAAAACAAGTGAAACGGGTATAA
- a CDS encoding sensor histidine kinase codes for MEGIYVKLPLLVVVVVIAFIAVISTLLLFIKMHHVKLKLNDVSETLDDIVQGNNNRKILAKPRNMTSTICYKMNDIVHEFRKQIIDLRKAEKTNSQLMTSLSHDVRTPLTTLIGYLDAAQKGIVVGAEREAYIETARLRAHDMKDYVDVLFEWFKLNSNEETFAIRRTEVTELTRNLLKNWIPLFEDNCLDFDIDIPEKRIKVNLDTDAYARIINNLIQNVISHSRATHLKIKLSLLATNVMIIVADDGKGISKQDLPHVFERLYKCDTARSEKGSGLGLSIVQQLVEKMSGSISVQSEPYQQTEFIVQFPLADEETC; via the coding sequence ATGGAAGGAATCTATGTGAAGCTTCCGTTGCTTGTTGTTGTAGTTGTAATTGCCTTTATCGCTGTGATTTCCACCTTGCTTCTCTTTATCAAAATGCACCATGTTAAGTTGAAATTAAATGATGTTTCGGAAACACTGGATGACATTGTACAAGGCAACAATAATCGAAAAATATTAGCAAAACCCAGAAATATGACTTCTACAATCTGTTATAAAATGAATGATATTGTTCATGAATTTCGGAAACAGATCATTGACTTGAGAAAAGCAGAGAAAACCAACAGTCAATTGATGACGAGCCTCTCCCATGATGTGCGCACTCCGTTGACAACGTTAATTGGATATTTAGATGCAGCACAGAAAGGTATTGTAGTCGGCGCAGAACGGGAAGCATATATAGAAACCGCCCGGCTGAGGGCACATGATATGAAAGACTATGTAGATGTGCTGTTTGAATGGTTTAAACTGAACTCCAATGAAGAAACCTTTGCCATTCGGAGAACAGAGGTGACGGAGCTCACCAGAAATCTATTGAAAAATTGGATTCCACTCTTTGAGGACAATTGTCTTGATTTTGACATAGATATTCCAGAAAAGCGTATCAAGGTCAATCTAGATACAGATGCCTATGCCCGTATTATAAACAATTTAATCCAGAATGTAATCTCTCATAGTCGGGCGACTCACCTCAAAATCAAACTTTCGCTCCTTGCTACTAATGTAATGATTATTGTTGCAGACGATGGAAAGGGAATTTCCAAACAGGATTTACCGCATGTTTTTGAACGCCTTTATAAATGCGACACGGCACGTTCTGAAAAAGGAAGTGGTCTAGGGCTGTCCATTGTACAGCAGCTTGTAGAAAAGATGAGCGGTTCGATTTCAGTCCAAAGCGAACCATATCAACAAACAGAGTTTATCGTACAATTTCCACTGGCTGATGAAGAGACCTGCTGA
- a CDS encoding response regulator transcription factor produces the protein MQNNILIIDDDIGLCQLLKKCVETENIIADFVHTGADGLNRLVHNNYHLIVLDVMLPGMDGFQVLQEIRRTSAVPVLMLTAKTTSADKVNGLRIGADDYLTKPFDVEEFIARVLSLIRRYTTLNNNACEEPHRLSFQNLTIDLDTRVIHIEDGQVELHAKEFDILCYLAKNQGRILTKQQIYEEIWQEPYAYDDNNIMGYISKLRKQIEPDPNNPIYIQTVKGVGYRFSREV, from the coding sequence ATGCAAAATAACATTTTGATTATTGATGATGATATAGGGTTATGTCAATTATTAAAAAAATGTGTAGAAACTGAGAATATAATCGCGGATTTTGTACATACAGGAGCGGATGGTCTAAATCGGTTAGTACATAATAATTATCACCTGATTGTTTTGGATGTCATGCTGCCGGGAATGGATGGGTTTCAAGTGCTTCAAGAAATAAGAAGAACGAGTGCTGTTCCAGTGTTGATGCTTACTGCGAAAACCACCAGTGCCGACAAAGTTAACGGTCTGCGTATCGGTGCTGATGACTATCTTACGAAGCCATTTGATGTCGAAGAATTTATTGCTCGCGTTTTGTCTTTGATTCGCCGATATACAACCTTAAATAACAATGCCTGCGAAGAACCGCATAGGCTCTCCTTTCAGAATCTTACAATCGACTTGGACACTCGGGTTATTCATATTGAAGATGGGCAGGTTGAGCTACATGCAAAGGAATTTGACATTCTTTGTTACCTTGCCAAAAACCAAGGTAGAATTTTAACCAAGCAGCAAATCTATGAAGAAATATGGCAAGAACCCTATGCCTATGATGATAACAATATCATGGGATATATTAGTAAATTGCGAAAACAGATAGAGCCTGACCCGAATAATCCTATTTATATTCAAACAGTGAAGGGCGTAGGCTATCGATTTAGCAGGGAGGTGTAA
- a CDS encoding ABC transporter ATP-binding protein: MNDFVIETNNLTKQYGEQKSVANLSIHVKKGRIYGLLGRNGAGKTTTMKMLLGLTNPTAGEVHIFGKNLHKNEKKILSRIGNLIEAPGFYPNLTGMENLKIMARLRGVPGSNAIKNALDVVGLPYKDKKLFSQYSLGMKQRLGIANAILHDPELLILDEPINGLDPIGIVEVRDFIKRLSTEQGKTILISSHILSEMALLADDIGIIDQGVLLEEESLEELEKKNSKYVHFIVTDTSQASRILETEFHTSNFHIDDDCNLRLYDTEIEVSAITRKWIESGLNISEAHTQNDTLEDYFKRVTGGEGIA, encoded by the coding sequence TTGAATGATTTTGTAATTGAAACCAATAATTTGACAAAGCAGTATGGTGAACAAAAGAGTGTTGCCAATTTAAGCATCCATGTGAAGAAAGGTAGAATTTATGGTCTGTTAGGACGCAATGGTGCAGGAAAAACAACTACTATGAAAATGCTGCTGGGGCTGACAAATCCTACAGCTGGTGAAGTGCATATTTTCGGCAAAAATTTGCATAAAAATGAAAAGAAAATTCTTTCTCGAATTGGAAATCTGATTGAGGCGCCGGGTTTTTATCCCAACCTTACAGGTATGGAAAACCTTAAGATTATGGCGAGACTCCGAGGAGTACCGGGCAGCAATGCGATTAAAAACGCATTGGATGTGGTAGGCTTGCCCTATAAGGATAAAAAACTATTTTCACAGTATTCCCTTGGCATGAAGCAGCGACTTGGTATCGCAAATGCTATTTTGCATGATCCGGAGCTTTTAATCTTGGACGAGCCTATTAACGGACTTGATCCCATCGGTATCGTGGAAGTTCGTGATTTCATAAAGAGGCTTAGTACGGAACAAGGCAAAACTATTTTAATTTCCAGCCATATTCTGTCTGAAATGGCACTGTTGGCGGACGATATTGGCATCATTGATCAAGGTGTTTTATTGGAAGAAGAAAGTTTAGAAGAATTAGAGAAGAAGAACAGCAAGTATGTTCATTTTATTGTTACGGACACTTCTCAGGCTTCCAGAATTTTGGAGACTGAATTTCATACATCCAATTTTCATATTGATGACGATTGTAATTTGCGACTTTACGATACGGAAATAGAAGTATCCGCTATTACCCGTAAATGGATTGAAAGTGGTCTCAATATATCAGAAGCGCATACTCAAAATGATACTTTGGAGGATTATTTTAAACGTGTCACCGGAGGTGAGGGGATTGCTTGA
- a CDS encoding RNA polymerase sigma factor — MRKPVEILIERYKNNIYAIAFNLCKNAQDAEDVVQDTFIQYISLKKDFETEQHIRAWLIRVAINKAKNKNTAFFRRNTMPLEDYMETLTFESSESSELFETVMNLPEKYRLVIHLFYYEDYSVKEIADILKISASNVKVRLSRGRSLLKNTLKEVWEDDE; from the coding sequence ATGAGAAAACCAGTAGAGATACTGATCGAAAGGTACAAGAATAATATATATGCAATTGCATTTAATCTTTGCAAAAATGCTCAAGATGCAGAGGATGTTGTTCAAGATACCTTCATTCAGTACATATCACTAAAAAAAGATTTTGAAACAGAGCAACATATACGCGCATGGCTCATACGGGTAGCGATCAATAAGGCAAAAAATAAGAATACAGCCTTTTTCAGACGAAATACGATGCCTCTGGAAGATTACATGGAAACATTAACTTTCGAATCATCCGAATCATCCGAATTATTTGAGACGGTAATGAATCTGCCGGAAAAGTATCGTCTTGTCATTCATCTGTTTTATTATGAAGACTATTCTGTAAAAGAAATAGCAGATATTCTGAAAATATCTGCAAGTAATGTAAAAGTTCGACTATCGCGCGGAAGAAGTTTACTTAAGAACACATTAAAGGAGGTATGGGAAGATGACGAATAA
- the bla gene encoding subclass B1 metallo-beta-lactamase: protein MKIKVLICIVALSMTVGLLGCSESTTNASQEKKNMDSINQDETAIESIGEDLYIEKIAEGAYVVNHVFPWAANSMVVEMDNSDIILVDTPYTPEATRDLLNWVNTHFENQKIIAINTGFHFDNLGGNQALVEKNIPIYGSSLTTELISEAGEASRELMLEWLNKPESKRFYEAYQHIPYVGPTEKFNLQQDDMQVDIEQLAVYSKEIEIYFPGASHSSDNLVVYFPKKRILFGGCMVKSLESTDLGNTADADLEEWPKSVNRVLERYKDKADIIVPGHGKCGNSDLLVHTIELGGGI from the coding sequence ATGAAAATAAAAGTATTAATTTGTATAGTAGCACTATCTATGACAGTCGGTTTGTTAGGATGTTCGGAAAGTACAACAAATGCATCTCAAGAGAAAAAGAATATGGATAGTATAAACCAGGATGAAACAGCAATAGAAAGTATTGGGGAAGATTTATACATTGAAAAAATTGCTGAAGGGGCATATGTCGTAAACCATGTATTCCCATGGGCAGCTAATTCTATGGTGGTAGAAATGGACAATTCTGATATCATTTTGGTAGATACACCATATACACCAGAGGCTACAAGAGATTTGTTAAATTGGGTGAATACTCATTTTGAAAATCAAAAAATAATAGCAATCAATACAGGATTTCATTTTGATAATCTTGGAGGGAATCAGGCTTTGGTTGAAAAAAACATACCTATATACGGTTCGTCTTTAACTACTGAATTAATATCTGAAGCGGGTGAAGCATCAAGAGAACTTATGTTGGAGTGGTTAAATAAGCCAGAATCAAAGCGTTTTTATGAGGCTTATCAACACATTCCTTATGTGGGTCCAACGGAAAAGTTTAATTTACAACAGGATGATATGCAGGTAGATATAGAGCAATTAGCGGTATATAGTAAAGAAATAGAAATTTACTTCCCTGGCGCTAGTCATTCGTCAGATAACTTAGTCGTGTATTTTCCAAAAAAACGTATTCTTTTTGGAGGATGTATGGTTAAAAGCTTAGAATCTACTGATTTAGGCAATACAGCTGATGCAGATCTTGAAGAATGGCCAAAATCAGTAAACAGGGTGCTGGAGCGATATAAAGATAAAGCAGATATTATTGTTCCTGGTCATGGAAAATGTGGAAATAGTGACTTATTAGTACATACGATAGAATTAGGTGGAGGTATTTAG